Proteins from one Gigantopelta aegis isolate Gae_Host unplaced genomic scaffold, Gae_host_genome ctg3421_pilon_pilon, whole genome shotgun sequence genomic window:
- the LOC121392157 gene encoding LOW QUALITY PROTEIN: trans-1,2-dihydrobenzene-1,2-diol dehydrogenase-like (The sequence of the model RefSeq protein was modified relative to this genomic sequence to represent the inferred CDS: deleted 2 bases in 2 codons; substituted 1 base at 1 genomic stop codon): MSAGKPVLCKKPLTMNGKDTKELIKFAREKKYFLMEAIWTRCLPSVVELRRLFNDNVIGDVHYINITFGYRFQPLGTNPPMENGSVLDVGIYAINLVTMIYGEKPEKIYAQGLLTSEDLGYEAEEVXKCLQDTSKESAIMPLNETQIVADIMDDVMKQIGCGS, translated from the exons ATGTCAGCTGGAAAACCTGTTTTATGTAAGAAACCATTGACAATG AATGGGAAAGACACAAaggaattaattaaatttgcCAGAGAGAAGAAGTATTTTCTAATGGAAGCAATATGGACGCGATGCTTGCCATCAGTTGTTGAGCTAAGACGTCTTTTTAATGACAATGTGATTGGTGATGTacactatataaatattacttttggCTATAGGTTTCAACCTCTGGGTACTAACCCTCCAATGGAAAAC GGGTCCGTTCTAGATGTAGGTATTTATGCAATCAATTTGGTAACAATGATCTATGGTGAAAAACCAGAGAAGATATATGCTCAAGGTTTGCTTAC GAGTGAGGATCTTGGTTATGAGGCTGAGGAGGTATGAAAATGTCTTCAAGACACAAGTAAAGAGAGTGCTATTATGCCACTGAATGAAACGCAAATAGTAGCAGATATCATGGATGATGTCATGAAACAAATCGGCTGTGGTTCATAG